A part of Calliphora vicina unplaced genomic scaffold, idCalVici1.1 scaffold_80, whole genome shotgun sequence genomic DNA contains:
- the LOC135963059 gene encoding uncharacterized protein LOC135963059 yields the protein MTDNTTPRRISERRNKGVPPAKFGSFDVDMGGVDRTPPPPAQKQTAGQTEEDSPGTSAEPQQSSNTDMNALSREFGKKMDEMRNEFNRQLQAMQALMISNNDRVQSNIQKIRNELRRQPTTSTSDGTQFLPPTPAISAATNTSAGTQFLPPTPAISAATNTSAGTQFLPPTPAISAATHTSAGTQFLPPTPAISAATNASAGTQFLPPTPAISAAAHTSAGTQFLPPAISAAAHTSAGTQFLPPPSISADTHSSTLSDDSASSQPFANVPAVTQYSAAAQMPSVSQSGLQNKKIYPLPHFSGQPEEWQTFIEAYQSTTREFQYSNLHNIMRIRDALSGRAKDTVEALLTNSANVAAILETLEQNYGRPEQLIKSQIEKVRTILPVAEGDLEGLIVFANKITNMSTFLQNAKGAHHLSNPMLLNELVVKMPICRQMQWAEACLSLGDAPTIVKFSQWLNALRKIASTVTDSMSNMSVCSNTVRKQQQLTTTSGGRRRVNVSVSLKTCGVCENQCASVDQCESFLKLPCDVRWKKVKDMKICFSCLKKGHRAASCYAKKKCGINGCNRVHHRLLHDSSIEVVAQNPSSNNVVTSKPSLVESNTAGRNCHLNEGRHMRESVLFQIIPVKLYGHLTEISTYAFIDDGSNTTMIDAKIAHELGISGKKDQLEVQWFIHHTICEPTEIIDLAISGVHENAEKFHISKVFTSTNITLPHQSFCRSEYKNTHINNLPIVEYKNIQPKIIISLAHAFLTVPIEVPQTSISKGPIAVKTRLGWLVYGPYSYDSIQLRHAFHVRTVEESGNLEKLLTSYFGMETFGIKPNTKIIMSKEDTIAIDILNRSTVKVGDRFVTPLLWKENFSRQF from the coding sequence ATGACCGATAATACAACTCCAAGAAGAATTAGCGAACGAAGAAATAAAGGAGTTCCGCCAGCCAAGTTCGGATCGTTTGATGTAGACATGGGAGGAGTTGATCGCACGCCACCGCCGCCGGCACAAAAACAAACTGCAGGGCAAACTGAAGAAGATTCGCCAGGAACTTCAGCTGAGCCACAACAGAGTTCCAATACAGATATGAATGCTTTGTCACGTGAATTCGGTAAGAAAATGGATGAGATGCGTAATGAATTTAACAGGCAACTACAGGCCATGCAAGCTTTGATGATATCAAACAATGATCGTGTGCAaagtaatatacaaaaaataaggaACGAATTAAGACGTCAGCCAACTACATCAACGTCCGACGGGACACAATTTTTGCCGCCAACGCCAGCCATCTCTGCCGCTACTAATACGTCCGCCGGGACACAATTTCTGCCGCCAACGCCAGCAATCTCTGCCGCTACTAATACGTCCGCCGGGACACAATTTCTGCCGCCAACGCCAGCAATCTCTGCCGCTACTCATACGTCTGCCGGGACACAATTTTTGCCGCCAACGCCAGCAATCTCTGCCGCTACTAATGCGTCCGCCGGGACACAATTTCTGCCGCCAACGCCAGCAATCTCTGCCGCAGCTCATACGTCCGCCGGGACACAATTTTTGCCGCCAGCAATCTCTGCCGCTGCTCATACGTCCGCCGGGACACAATTTCTGCCGCCACCATCAATCTCTGCCGATACACATAGTTCTACGCTGTCTGATGATTCTGCCTCATCGCAACCTTTTGCCAATGTACCTGCCGTCACGCAATATTCTGCCGCCGCACAAATGCCTTCAGTTAGTCAGTCAGGTTtgcaaaataagaaaatttaccCTCTTCCCCATTTTTCAGGTCAGCCGGAGGAATGGCAAACATTTATTGAAGCATACCAGAGCACAACCAGAGAATTTCAATATTCCAATTTGCACAATATTATGCGAATTCGAGATGCTTTAAGTGGCCGTGCAAAAGACACAGTAGAGGCTCTGCTTACAAATTCTGCCAACGTCGCTGCCATTTTAGAAACTTTAGAGCAGAATTACGGGAGACCGGAGCAACTTATAAAAAGTCAGATCGAGAAAGTTCGCACAATTTTACCTGTTGCAGAAGGTGATCTAGAAGGGCTAATTGTTTTTGCGAATAAAATTACTAACATGTCGACGTTTCTTCAAAATGCCAAAGGTGCACACCATTTATCAAATCCAATGCTTCTAAATGAACTAGTTGTGAAAATGCCAATATGCCGCCAAATGCAATGGGCCGAAGCATGCCTAAGTCTTGGTGATGCCCCTACAATCGTAAAGTTTAGTCAGTGGCTAAATGCACTTCGAAAAATCGCCAGTACTGTTACTGATTCAATGTCAAATATGAGTGTATGTTCGAATACTGTCAGAAAACAACAACAGTTGACTACAACATCTGGAGGACGTAGGCGTGTAAACGTAAGTGTTTCTTTAAAAACCTGTGGTGTATGTGAAAATCAGTGTGCTTCAGTGGATCAATGTGAATCATTTCTAAAATTGCCATGTGATGTCCGTTGGAAAAAAGTAAAAGatatgaaaatatgtttttcgtGTTTAAAGAAGGGCCACAGAGCAGCTTCATGTTATGCCAAAAAGAAGTGTGGTATTAATGGTTGTAATAGAGTCCATCATCGCCTTTTACATGACTCAAGTATTGAAGTGGTTGCCCAAAATCCATCTTCAAATAATGTTGTTACATCAAAGCCTAGCTTAGTCGAAAGCAATACAGCCGGAAGAAATTGTCATTTAAATGAAGGCCGCCATATGAGAGAAAGTGtactatttcaaattattccTGTAAAATTGTATGGACACTTAACAGAAATTTCAACCTATGCCTTTATCGATGATGGATCCAACACAACAATGATTGACGCCAAAATTGCCCACGAACTTGGAATATCAGGTAAAAAGGATCAATTAGAAGTCCAATGGTTTATTCACCACACTATTTGTGAGCCAACTGAAATTATTGATCTAGCCATTAGTGGAGTACATGAGAATGctgaaaaatttcatatttcaaaGGTATTTACTTCTACAAATATAACCCTGCCTCATCAAAGTTTCTGCCGTAGTGAGTATAAAAATACACATATCAATAATTTGCCGATTGTAGAATATAAAAACATTCAGCCTAAAATTATAATAAGTTTGGCACATGCTTTCCTCACAGTACCCATAGAAGTACCACAGACGTCCATTAGTAAGGGCCCCATCGCAGTAAAAACTCGCTTGGGCTGGTTGGTATACGGCCCCTATAGTTACGACAGCATCCAGCTACGTCATGCCTTTCATGTGAGAACAGTAGAAGAAAGCGGTAATTTGGAGAAACTGCTAACGTCATATTTTGGAATGGAGACATTTGGAATCAAACcaaatactaaaattattatGTCAAAGGAAGACACTATAGCCATAGATATTTTGAATAGATCAACAGTAAAGGTTGGTGATCGTTTTGTTACCCCACTTCTGtggaaagaaaatttttccCGACAGTTTTGA